A window of [Clostridium] innocuum genomic DNA:
CGACATCATAGGTATGTACAATGTACGGATATGCACTGCTTCCCATTCCATAGGCCGACAGCGGCACAACGGAAAATACAGCGAGTGCAGCCGGAAGGGTTAACAGAATTACAGCTGCAGCGGCGGATACCTTTGCGATAATAAGCTTTTTTCTGGAAATCAGCTGACTGTATATGGCTTTATAGGTGCCGCTGTCATAGTCATGACAAATCTGATCTGCCATTAACAGTGATACAACAACAATGAGCAGCAGCATCGTATCATGCTGAAACATCTGAAGGATGAAGTTTAAGAGATTGGGCTCATACGGTGTTGTGTATGGCGGTATATCCTGTGCTTCAAAATAACGGTAATACGCCCTGTCCGTTTCCAGGGTTTTCCTTGTGATTCCATAGCCCTTCAGCTCATCGTGGTAGTAACCGCGATCCATCAGCGCAAGAAGGGTTTCGGCACGCCCTATGGCATAGGCATTTGTATTATGCCAGTCGAAATATTCCGGTGCCTGTCGAAGATATGTCCAGCTGGATACATTATCCGTTACTTTGCACCAGCCGTATGCTTCCTCACGCTGACCCGGTTTTTCTTTCTCAACAGGCGTATTCTGCAAGGTGTACATCAAATCTCCACACCTTGTACTTACGATTGCATTCTGGTAGTGCAGCTGCATGATGAGATCATCCTCATATGCCTTCCCCTTTTGCAGACAGTTTACATACACAACCGAGAAAAAGCAGAGAAAGGCCGCAAAAGCCACGAGAACCCGTTTTCCCCTCCAGCTTTTCCTTAATTCTGCCAGAATGATTTTTTTCATGAACCATCACCATATACTTCCCGGTAAACAGACTCGATATCCACATTTTCCTTAACGATATCCATGATATCAATATGCAGACGCAGCAGCTCTTGCAGATAGGCATTCATCCCCTTTTCATTACGAAAATGCGCCTTTATCCCCTGATCAACCCGCTCAAGCTGTGCATCCTCCATATGAATCGCTGCGGCTTCCGCCAAATCCTTTTCCTGCATGTAAAAGGTATATATATATGCATTGTGTATGGCAGACGGCGTTTCCACGATTTCTCCCTGATTGATACAGATGATCCGGTCCGCAACTTTTTCTATTTCACCCAGCTGATGTGAGGATATAAGAATTGACACATCCTCATCATCCGCCAGCTGCCGCAGCTCCTGACGCAGCTCCATGATACCTCTGGGATCGAGTCCGTTTGTCGGCTCATCCAAAATCAGAAATTTCGGATGCCCCAGCAGTGCAATTCCAAGACCCAGACGCTGCTTCATCCCCATGGAATACTGGCCTGCACGCTTATCAAGACTCTTATGCAGACGGGTGAAGGACGCAATTTCTTCTATCCGTTTCTGATCGACATGCTTCAGTCTTGCGAAATACTGCAGATTCTCATAGCCGCTCAGCGTCGGAAACAGCCCCGGTGCCTCAATCATCGCCGATACATACTGTAAAGCGAGCTCCCGCTCCTTTGCGAGATCATGTCCCTCGATAATGATCTGTCCGCTGGTTGGATATATCAATGACGCCATGCATTTCATTGTAGTTGATTTTCCTGCCCCGTTCGGTCCGATAAACCCTACGATCTCATGATCCTGAATCGAAAAGCTCACATTTTTCAAAACCTTATGCTTTCCGAAGGATTTGCACAGATTTCTCACTTCAGCCCTTATCATATGTTCACTCCCTAACTTTTATAAAGCCATTGTAAATGGTTACAAAGGAAATTGCAATAGTATCTCTTTTTTTCAGAAAAAAAGCTGATATCTGAATATCAGCTAACGTACGCTTTCTCCTTCAAAAATCGAGAAGGCAGCCGTCTGTTCCTTAACAGCAGTTTTTTCAATCAATGCATTCATATGCGCTGCGATATCCCTGGCATATGCTGTATAATCATATGCGAGTGCATGAAGAGCAGGTGACATCACGCGGCAAATCTCATGTCCGCCAAAGCTGATTACCGATGCATTCTGCGGAATCGCGATATGATATTCCCTTGCGAATTTGGTTAGGGGAATCGCCATCTCATCACGTTCCAGTAAAAGAAGATCAATTTTCTCCGTAAAGATTTCTTTTATTTTCTCATAGATATCCGCATAGCTGCCAGTACAGAGAATCACCTTGAGATCGATGGGCTGCCGTTTTTCATGATAGCAGTTTCGGATTCCCTGCAGCCGCTGATCCGCGAGCATCTGATCAACCCCGAGATAACGGACAACCAGCTGCTGCTTTTTCAGCATATAGGCTCCCAGCACCTCTCCGGCCTGTACCTCATGCAAACAACAGCAGTTCAGCTGTTCTTTATCCTCGTTCAGGAACAGAACCGGAATCGAGGTCGTACGCATCTGCTTCTGAATAAACTCCACACTGGAACAGCCTTCGATGATGATGCCGTTCACATTTTGTACAATATAGGAGGTAAGATATTTTTCCTCCAGCTCCTCCATTCCATCGGTCACACAGATTGAGAATGTGATGCCCTGCTCCTTCAGCACATCCTTCAATGCATGAATTATATTTCTTGTGCGGGGCAGCGCAATATCCTTAACCAGCACACCGAGCCGGTAATTTTTCTGTTTTACCCTGCCTGTGTGCTTCCCTTTTTCACTCTTTGTCTCCGCCGTTTTGTCATTTGCTTTATCTGTTTTACTTCCTCTGGCAACATAACCGGTTTCTTCAATGGCAGCACGTATCTTCTCTGCTATTTCCTCCCGTACATTTTCCTGTTTGAGATAGCGGGATACGGTTGCTTTGGAAACACCGGCAAGTTCAGCAACGTCCGCAATGGTAGCTTTTTTCATACTTCGAACATCCTTTCCATGAGTCATATAGCTTTATTTTACCTTATTTTCTATAAATTGGAAACCCTTTTTTCAGTAGCAGCCTCCAGAAGCTGTTCCAGCACGTGGGCCACCCCATGCGCTGCATTGCTCAATGTCTGATAGCCGGCGGCTTCCTTTATGATATCTTCGGCATTTGCCATTGCAAAACTGTAACGAAATTCCCGCATCATGGACAGATCATTCAGACTGTCACCGAATACCATCACCTCATCCGGATGCAGCCCCTGTTTTGCGCAGAGCTTTTTCAAAGCCAGACCCTTTTGCGCATCGCTTGCTGTTATTTCTATATTATCGGCCACAGAATTCGTTACCGATGTCTGTTTCATGCCGGAAAGCTGCATCCGCACTGATTGCAGCTGCTGTGCATCATCCCCAAAGGCTTCCAGCTTATAAATAATCGGCTCCTCCATCAGATATTGAAAGGGATCATCGATTTCTCTGTCATACCTTCCAAAGGAGGATGTTTCCATGAGCTCATGAATTTCTTTATCCCGCATCCCCTGCTTGCGCATATGCCGGATAAACATTGCTCTGCCCTGTTTCGGTGTACTGCTCACAATTCCTTCACCGGTATACATATGGTAGGGCAGCGTGCTTTCCTCCAGAATTCGCAATGCTGCCTCAGCGATTCCCGGCGTCAAGGGTGTATGAGACAGCCGTTTTCCATACGCATCTGTAATCAAGGCACCGTTCAGCAGCAGACAGTCACAGTGAATTCCTTCTTTTTTGAACATGGGCGCAACACTTTGATAATTTCGTCCTGTCGCCACCATAAAGTTGATACCTGCCTTATGAAGTCTTTGTATCGCCTGAATATTGCGCTGTGACAGCTGATGGTTTTCATCCAGCAGCGTGCCGTCCAGATCACATGCCACAAGTTTTATCATATAATACCCTCACTTTCACATACCTGTTTATTTTACCATGCATTCGACTTTCTTCACAATGAAAATCGTGCTAGAATAAAGAAAAGACAGGAGTTGATCGATATGCTGGAAACTGGCAGCAAGGCCATTGATTTTACATTACCGGATGAACATGGCAATCCGATTGCTTTACATGACTTCAAGGGAAAGAAGGTCGTTTTGTATTTTTATCCAAAGGATAATACACCGGGATGCACCAAACAGGCATGTGCATTCAAGGCAGCCTACGAGGAGTTTAAACGGGAGGATATCGTCGTAATCGGAATCAGCAAGGATTCCAGTGCTTCCCATATAAAATTTAAAGAGAAGTATGAGCTTCCCTTCCTTCTGTTGTCGGATACAGAACTGAGCGTTATTCAGGCCTACGATGTCTGGAAGGAGAAAAAGCTGTACGGGAAGACCTATATGGGAGTAACACGTTCCACGTATGTCATCGATGAGGAGGGAGTTATCATCAAAACCTTTGAGAAGGCCAGTCCCGCCAATAACGCTGCCGATATACTGCAGTATGTAAAGGATATCAGATAGACATCATTGTACACGCTTCTTTGAACACAGAAAAAAGCAGCTGTGTGCTGCGTATTCCTTAGGTCATGAAGTGGGGAGATTTCCAATCACAAGCTCGGAAATCTCTTTTTTTCTGTGCTTTTCGCTGATGAGGTTCAGCTATTTTCATGAGCTGTATGGATCCCATGCAGAACAGAGAGAAC
This region includes:
- a CDS encoding ABC transporter permease subunit, which produces MKKIILAELRKSWRGKRVLVAFAAFLCFFSVVYVNCLQKGKAYEDDLIMQLHYQNAIVSTRCGDLMYTLQNTPVEKEKPGQREEAYGWCKVTDNVSSWTYLRQAPEYFDWHNTNAYAIGRAETLLALMDRGYYHDELKGYGITRKTLETDRAYYRYFEAQDIPPYTTPYEPNLLNFILQMFQHDTMLLLIVVVSLLMADQICHDYDSGTYKAIYSQLISRKKLIIAKVSAAAAVILLTLPAALAVFSVVPLSAYGMGSSAYPYIVHTYDVVSWTWLLQRILPFSLLVILFYMTVAALLASWQKTISNTMLCIGSLLILIYFLIRIFGYSIPLFSWIPFFYIYPMEIAAHDFTLDLLPCTILCIAGSLVFFLLHIFIIEKRDLEGGVRS
- a CDS encoding Cof-type HAD-IIB family hydrolase — translated: MIKLVACDLDGTLLDENHQLSQRNIQAIQRLHKAGINFMVATGRNYQSVAPMFKKEGIHCDCLLLNGALITDAYGKRLSHTPLTPGIAEAALRILEESTLPYHMYTGEGIVSSTPKQGRAMFIRHMRKQGMRDKEIHELMETSSFGRYDREIDDPFQYLMEEPIIYKLEAFGDDAQQLQSVRMQLSGMKQTSVTNSVADNIEITASDAQKGLALKKLCAKQGLHPDEVMVFGDSLNDLSMMREFRYSFAMANAEDIIKEAAGYQTLSNAAHGVAHVLEQLLEAATEKRVSNL
- a CDS encoding LacI family transcriptional regulator encodes the protein MKKATIADVAELAGVSKATVSRYLKQENVREEIAEKIRAAIEETGYVARGSKTDKANDKTAETKSEKGKHTGRVKQKNYRLGVLVKDIALPRTRNIIHALKDVLKEQGITFSICVTDGMEELEEKYLTSYIVQNVNGIIIEGCSSVEFIQKQMRTTSIPVLFLNEDKEQLNCCCLHEVQAGEVLGAYMLKKQQLVVRYLGVDQMLADQRLQGIRNCYHEKRQPIDLKVILCTGSYADIYEKIKEIFTEKIDLLLLERDEMAIPLTKFAREYHIAIPQNASVISFGGHEICRVMSPALHALAYDYTAYARDIAAHMNALIEKTAVKEQTAAFSIFEGESVR
- the bcp gene encoding thioredoxin-dependent thiol peroxidase, which codes for MLETGSKAIDFTLPDEHGNPIALHDFKGKKVVLYFYPKDNTPGCTKQACAFKAAYEEFKREDIVVIGISKDSSASHIKFKEKYELPFLLLSDTELSVIQAYDVWKEKKLYGKTYMGVTRSTYVIDEEGVIIKTFEKASPANNAADILQYVKDIR
- a CDS encoding ABC transporter ATP-binding protein, which produces MIRAEVRNLCKSFGKHKVLKNVSFSIQDHEIVGFIGPNGAGKSTTMKCMASLIYPTSGQIIIEGHDLAKERELALQYVSAMIEAPGLFPTLSGYENLQYFARLKHVDQKRIEEIASFTRLHKSLDKRAGQYSMGMKQRLGLGIALLGHPKFLILDEPTNGLDPRGIMELRQELRQLADDEDVSILISSHQLGEIEKVADRIICINQGEIVETPSAIHNAYIYTFYMQEKDLAEAAAIHMEDAQLERVDQGIKAHFRNEKGMNAYLQELLRLHIDIMDIVKENVDIESVYREVYGDGS